The following coding sequences lie in one Thermomicrobium sp. 4228-Ro genomic window:
- a CDS encoding alpha/beta fold hydrolase: MSVTELCWATTPNGTKLAYERRVSAEGPPLLALHGILVGTSNWIHQVLRLPRFRWLLPHLRGHGMSPPPMPRQTIEEAALDAVSVLDAEHVQTAVVLGNSLGATIALALALMRPERVQGLVLVEPSLPALAGEDERERLRASADLVRALLAADRIDEALAHFLEPRLGPDWRQKAGQRRLEEWRRNVFSTPAWIEAVLAFDPGPVPLAALDRPTLLVYGAETQAAYRRTIFALAELLPNAEVVEIPEAGHGAPVDNPDAFNDILLAFLRRIDILTDSANTFR, from the coding sequence GTGAGCGTCACCGAGCTCTGTTGGGCAACGACACCCAATGGAACGAAACTGGCCTATGAGCGGCGGGTCAGCGCAGAAGGCCCGCCGCTCCTGGCGCTCCACGGAATTCTGGTCGGCACGTCCAACTGGATCCACCAGGTCCTCCGCCTGCCACGATTCCGCTGGCTTCTCCCGCACCTGCGCGGACACGGCATGAGTCCGCCCCCGATGCCGCGACAGACCATTGAGGAAGCAGCGCTCGACGCCGTGAGCGTGCTCGATGCGGAACATGTGCAGACTGCAGTCGTCTTGGGAAACTCGCTCGGAGCGACGATCGCGCTGGCACTGGCACTGATGCGACCGGAGCGCGTGCAGGGACTGGTTCTCGTGGAACCCTCGCTCCCTGCGCTCGCTGGCGAGGACGAGCGGGAGCGCCTGCGTGCATCGGCAGATCTCGTTCGTGCGCTGCTCGCCGCTGACCGGATCGACGAGGCGTTAGCCCATTTCCTGGAACCGCGCCTCGGTCCTGACTGGCGCCAGAAGGCTGGACAGCGCCGCCTGGAGGAGTGGCGCCGCAACGTGTTCAGTACACCAGCCTGGATCGAGGCTGTCCTGGCCTTCGATCCCGGACCAGTACCGCTGGCGGCACTCGACCGACCGACCTTGCTCGTCTACGGAGCCGAGACACAAGCCGCCTACCGGCGCACGATTTTCGCCCTCGCTGAACTCCTGCCGAACGCTGAGGTCGTCGAAATTCCCGAGGCCGGACACGGTGCTCCGGTCGATAATCCGGATGCATTCAATGACATCTTGCTCGCCTTTCTGCGTCGCATCGACATCCTCACGGACAGCGCGAACACTTTCCGCTAG
- a CDS encoding cbb3-type cytochrome c oxidase subunit I, with translation MSATARPQAVAGGGAVAREGVFLAEQLWPIKGQLALALIGLAVGGLMGLMQALDRVGIVIYKGLLLQSYYQGLTIHGVLLAFLFTFGFGNAFVSLMAIRGFERPLASTFLVQGAFWTMLAGTLLAAYAILRNQATVLFTFYAPMRASSLFYLGAALLVVSTLLTALNLVLTRRAWQREHPAERTPLLGFVGVVTYVMWALASLGVVVLVVFFLLPWQLGWLKTTDPQFNRILFWYTGHAIVYFWLMPAYISWYLIVPRQVGGRVFSDSLVRLVFILLLIFSVPTGLHHQYVDPGIPTVMKVVHLFTTFSVVYPSLVTAFTVMAALEDGGRARGGRGLLGWIWKLPWGDPSVAAQLLAMLVFILGGATGIVNASYNLNNVVHNTSFIPGHFHMTVGTAVALSFIGITYWLIPYLSGRELMGRRLALAQAWLWFVGVLLFARGQIAAGLLGEPRRSSIGEAPYRDLISAGLDNWLTAIGGTLMVISGALYFIVILWTLLAGRRLAQPMEIPVAEMRFGARETAPLWDRLGFWFLVGVILVAIAYIPLFVLYLPLNSVSPPIKVY, from the coding sequence ATGAGCGCGACAGCGCGTCCTCAGGCTGTGGCCGGTGGTGGAGCGGTCGCGCGGGAGGGCGTCTTCCTTGCTGAGCAGCTGTGGCCGATCAAGGGGCAGCTGGCGCTCGCCCTCATCGGTCTCGCCGTCGGTGGCCTGATGGGGCTCATGCAGGCGCTGGATCGTGTGGGCATCGTGATCTACAAGGGACTGCTACTCCAGAGCTATTATCAGGGTCTCACGATCCATGGAGTCCTCCTGGCGTTTCTGTTCACTTTCGGCTTTGGGAATGCGTTCGTCTCGCTGATGGCGATCCGCGGCTTCGAGCGGCCGCTCGCGAGCACGTTCCTCGTCCAGGGGGCGTTCTGGACGATGCTGGCCGGCACGCTGCTCGCAGCGTATGCCATCCTGCGGAATCAAGCGACGGTTCTCTTCACCTTCTACGCGCCGATGCGGGCGAGTTCACTGTTCTATCTCGGTGCTGCATTGCTGGTGGTCTCCACACTCCTGACGGCGTTGAACCTCGTCTTGACGCGCCGGGCCTGGCAACGCGAGCATCCTGCTGAACGGACACCGCTCCTGGGGTTCGTTGGTGTCGTCACGTACGTCATGTGGGCGCTGGCCTCGCTCGGAGTCGTCGTACTCGTCGTCTTTTTCTTGCTGCCCTGGCAGCTGGGATGGCTGAAAACGACCGATCCCCAGTTCAACCGCATTCTTTTCTGGTACACCGGCCATGCCATCGTCTATTTCTGGCTGATGCCAGCCTATATCTCCTGGTACCTGATCGTGCCGCGCCAGGTCGGGGGCCGTGTTTTCAGCGATAGCCTGGTTCGCCTCGTCTTCATCCTGTTGCTGATCTTCTCGGTGCCTACTGGGCTCCATCACCAGTACGTCGATCCCGGTATCCCGACCGTGATGAAGGTCGTCCACCTGTTCACGACGTTCTCGGTAGTGTATCCGAGCCTCGTTACAGCCTTCACCGTCATGGCGGCACTGGAGGACGGTGGCCGCGCTCGCGGTGGCCGGGGACTCTTGGGGTGGATCTGGAAGCTTCCCTGGGGTGATCCGAGTGTCGCTGCCCAGTTGCTCGCGATGCTCGTTTTTATCCTCGGTGGCGCGACTGGGATCGTCAATGCGAGTTATAACCTCAACAATGTCGTACACAATACGTCCTTCATCCCTGGCCATTTCCACATGACGGTGGGGACAGCGGTGGCTCTCTCCTTCATCGGGATCACCTACTGGCTGATCCCGTACCTGAGCGGCCGTGAGCTCATGGGGCGTCGCCTGGCGCTCGCTCAGGCGTGGTTGTGGTTCGTCGGTGTCCTCCTCTTCGCGCGTGGGCAGATCGCGGCTGGACTCCTCGGCGAGCCGCGTCGCTCGTCGATCGGAGAGGCACCGTACCGCGACCTCATCAGCGCCGGTCTCGACAACTGGTTGACCGCCATCGGTGGTACCCTGATGGTGATCAGCGGGGCGCTCTACTTCATCGTTATCCTCTGGACACTGTTAGCTGGCCGCCGGCTCGCCCAGCCGATGGAGATCCCGGTGGCCGAGATGCGGTTCGGTGCCCGTGAAACGGCGCCTCTCTGGGACCGTCTCGGTTTCTGGTTCCTCGTCGGTGTCATTCTGGTCGCGATCGCGTACATTCCGTTGTTCGTACTCTACTTGCCGCTCAACAGTGTGTCCCCACCGATCAAGGTCTATTGA
- a CDS encoding cytochrome c oxidase subunit 2A — protein MSSVERSDERNEQHPVGTLFLTLIILIVIIGIWLTVYFDMLGRG, from the coding sequence ATGTCGTCGGTGGAGCGGAGCGACGAGCGGAATGAACAGCATCCGGTCGGAACGTTGTTCCTCACGTTGATCATCTTGATCGTGATCATCGGGATCTGGTTGACGGTGTATTTCGACATGCTCGGGCGGGGGTGA
- a CDS encoding ABC transporter permease, translated as MATAELLDQVRPPSSATRAVIGVLTLWQRDLLRFWRDRTRIAGGLAQPLLFLAIFGAGLSPWMGRLGGATAGPDYVQFIYPGIIGMSVLFSSIFSAVSVVWDREFGFLKELLVAPIPRWSIVVGKALGGSSTSMLQGLLLLVLAPVIGVGLSLRAILVLIPLLFLLAFALSSIGLVIAARMRSTEGFGLVMNFLVTPLLFLSGALYPLNNLPSWLLVLTRLDPVTYGIDAIRRIVLASTGVPQPLIDQLGVSLFGRPLDPALDALLVLALGLVLIVVAARQFERQD; from the coding sequence ATGGCAACTGCCGAATTGCTCGATCAGGTTCGTCCACCATCCTCCGCCACGCGGGCAGTCATCGGTGTTCTCACGCTCTGGCAGCGCGATCTCCTGCGCTTCTGGCGTGACCGTACGCGTATCGCCGGAGGACTCGCCCAGCCGCTCCTCTTCCTGGCTATCTTCGGCGCCGGACTCTCGCCTTGGATGGGACGGCTCGGTGGCGCGACCGCCGGCCCGGATTATGTCCAGTTCATCTATCCCGGTATCATCGGGATGTCGGTCCTGTTCTCTTCGATTTTCAGTGCCGTGTCGGTGGTGTGGGATCGCGAGTTCGGCTTCCTTAAAGAACTCCTCGTCGCGCCGATCCCGCGCTGGTCGATCGTCGTAGGGAAAGCCCTGGGCGGGAGTTCGACGTCCATGCTTCAGGGGCTCCTGCTGCTCGTTTTGGCTCCGGTCATCGGCGTCGGCCTGAGTCTGCGCGCAATTCTCGTGCTGATCCCGCTCCTCTTTCTGCTCGCCTTCGCGCTCTCCAGCATCGGGCTCGTCATCGCCGCACGGATGCGCTCCACCGAGGGGTTCGGGCTGGTGATGAACTTCCTCGTCACCCCGCTCCTCTTCCTCTCCGGCGCACTCTATCCACTGAATAACCTTCCATCCTGGCTGCTCGTCCTGACGCGACTCGATCCGGTCACGTATGGCATCGACGCGATCCGGCGGATCGTGCTCGCCTCGACCGGGGTACCGCAGCCGCTCATCGACCAACTCGGTGTATCGCTCTTCGGACGCCCGCTCGATCCAGCGCTGGACGCGCTGCTCGTGCTCGCCTTGGGACTCGTCCTGATCGTGGTCGCTGCTCGACAATTCGAGCGGCAAGATTGA
- the dcd gene encoding dCTP deaminase has product MILSDRDIIEALKTGRIKITPEPDLETQLGACSIDLRLGNTFMVFEHSRFSYIDPRQPQSIGDAMRTIVVPDGEPFIMQAGDFALASTLEYIEIADDLVGRLEGRSSIARLGITVHSTAALFEPGWAGTATMELSNLGRMAVALYPGMRICSFTFEQLTSPALVPYRMKRGNKYAGQKDPKPSRLAEELALERLRSS; this is encoded by the coding sequence ATGATTCTGTCCGATCGGGATATCATCGAGGCACTGAAGACCGGCCGCATCAAGATCACCCCGGAACCAGATCTCGAGACACAACTCGGCGCGTGTTCGATCGACTTGCGCCTCGGGAATACGTTCATGGTGTTCGAGCACTCGCGTTTTTCCTACATTGATCCACGGCAACCGCAGTCGATCGGCGATGCGATGCGCACGATCGTCGTGCCGGATGGTGAGCCGTTCATCATGCAGGCAGGTGATTTCGCGCTCGCCTCGACGCTCGAGTACATCGAGATTGCCGACGACCTCGTCGGACGACTGGAGGGGCGTTCGAGTATCGCGCGCTTGGGCATTACGGTCCACAGTACAGCTGCACTCTTCGAGCCAGGCTGGGCGGGAACCGCGACGATGGAGCTCTCGAATCTCGGGCGTATGGCCGTCGCGCTGTATCCAGGCATGCGCATTTGTTCGTTTACGTTCGAGCAGCTGACCTCGCCGGCCCTCGTACCGTATCGGATGAAGCGCGGCAACAAGTACGCGGGCCAAAAGGATCCCAAGCCGAGCCGGCTGGCCGAAGAACTGGCGCTCGAGCGGCTGCGCAGTTCCTGA
- a CDS encoding thiamine pyrophosphate-dependent enzyme has product MPVLTGGQALVAQLLQEGIEIVFGLPGVQLDWAFDALYEARDHIRVIHTRHEQATSYMADGYARTTGKIGMCLVVPGPGVLNAMAGLATAYACNSRVLCVTGQIPSDQIGKGRGFLHEIPYQLETLRSVTKWVARVTTPEDVPGRVHEAFEQLFSGRPRPVALEIPPDVLQKAAEVELVAPIRPEPPEPDPELIEQAAQLLGKAERPLIFAGGGVLVAEAWNELRELAEQLEAPVVLTMDGKGALDDRHDLAQNIIAARELTPQSDVILVVGTRFLQPAMSDWGPHDQAVIQMDIDPEEIGRNYPPTIGIVADAKRGLTALLERLPLYNQQRASRRSELRALKERVADLLWEVQPQASFAMALRQALPEDSIVVSESTQVGYWTWNAFPVYQPRTFLTSGYQGTLGFGFATALGAKAGNPGRAVLSINGDGGFLYNLPELATMVQHRLDVITVVFNDNAYGNVRRIQKERFGGRFIASDLYNPDFVALARSFGIEGARVHTPEQLRDIVADAVADPRPILIEVPVGEMPSIWGIVNAGRRY; this is encoded by the coding sequence ATGCCGGTTCTGACTGGCGGCCAAGCGCTGGTGGCGCAACTCTTGCAGGAGGGGATCGAAATCGTTTTCGGTCTTCCCGGTGTGCAACTCGATTGGGCGTTCGACGCACTCTACGAGGCTCGCGACCACATCCGCGTGATCCACACACGCCACGAACAGGCAACGAGCTACATGGCTGACGGGTACGCTCGAACCACCGGCAAAATCGGGATGTGTCTGGTCGTCCCCGGTCCTGGTGTACTGAATGCCATGGCAGGTCTCGCGACCGCCTACGCGTGTAACTCGCGCGTCCTCTGTGTCACCGGCCAAATCCCATCCGATCAGATCGGCAAAGGGCGAGGATTCTTGCATGAAATCCCGTACCAGCTCGAAACGCTCCGTTCGGTGACCAAGTGGGTCGCACGGGTGACGACACCGGAAGACGTTCCAGGGCGCGTACACGAGGCGTTCGAACAACTCTTCAGCGGACGGCCACGTCCCGTCGCGCTGGAAATCCCCCCAGACGTGCTCCAGAAGGCTGCCGAGGTCGAACTCGTCGCACCGATACGCCCGGAGCCACCCGAACCGGATCCGGAACTCATCGAACAAGCGGCTCAGCTCTTGGGGAAAGCCGAGCGTCCACTCATCTTCGCCGGGGGCGGTGTACTCGTCGCCGAAGCGTGGAACGAGCTGCGGGAGCTCGCTGAACAACTCGAGGCACCGGTCGTCCTCACGATGGACGGCAAAGGTGCACTCGACGACCGACACGATCTCGCGCAGAACATCATCGCCGCTCGAGAACTCACTCCGCAATCGGATGTCATTTTGGTCGTCGGGACGCGCTTCCTCCAGCCAGCGATGTCCGACTGGGGACCGCACGATCAGGCCGTCATTCAGATGGACATCGACCCGGAGGAGATCGGCCGGAACTACCCTCCGACGATCGGGATCGTTGCCGACGCCAAACGAGGACTCACCGCCTTGCTGGAGCGACTCCCCCTCTATAACCAGCAGCGAGCGTCACGGCGCAGCGAACTCCGAGCCTTGAAGGAGCGGGTCGCCGATCTCCTCTGGGAAGTCCAGCCGCAAGCGTCGTTCGCAATGGCGCTCCGCCAAGCGCTTCCCGAGGACAGCATCGTGGTCAGCGAGAGCACGCAGGTCGGCTACTGGACGTGGAACGCTTTCCCCGTCTACCAGCCCCGCACGTTTCTGACGTCCGGCTACCAGGGGACGCTGGGTTTCGGTTTCGCGACAGCGCTCGGAGCCAAGGCCGGGAATCCCGGTCGTGCCGTGCTTTCGATCAATGGAGACGGCGGTTTTCTCTACAATCTTCCGGAACTGGCGACGATGGTGCAGCACCGCCTCGATGTCATCACTGTCGTCTTCAACGACAACGCCTATGGGAACGTCCGCCGCATTCAGAAGGAACGGTTCGGTGGCCGGTTCATCGCATCGGACCTCTATAACCCAGACTTCGTCGCGCTCGCGCGGAGTTTCGGAATCGAGGGCGCTCGCGTCCATACGCCCGAGCAACTCCGCGATATTGTGGCCGATGCGGTCGCGGATCCGCGACCGATTCTCATCGAAGTGCCGGTCGGGGAAATGCCGAGCATCTGGGGAATCGTGAACGCCGGTCGCCGCTACTGA
- a CDS encoding ATP-binding cassette domain-containing protein, with protein sequence MSAAIEVRGLVKRYGEIIAVAGVDFTVERGEFFGFLGPNGAGKTTTISILCTLVRPTEGTARVAGFDVRHESDRVRQKIGIIFQDPSLDTQLTAWENLALHARVYGVPGALWRSRAEQLLTLVELWERRHHLVRTFSGGMKRRLELVRGLLHAPDVLFLDEPTLGLDPQTRRQIWSYLLTLRRETGVTLFLTTHYLDEAEQCDRVAIIDHGRIIALDTPEALKARVAKDIVVLTTADDQRAADELRARFGLEPMLVDGTLRIEAERGDELIPRLIRELTVPIQSASLRRPSLDDVFLALTGRQIREEEASELDLFRERMRARR encoded by the coding sequence ATGTCTGCGGCCATCGAGGTCCGTGGTCTGGTGAAACGATACGGCGAGATCATCGCTGTCGCTGGCGTAGACTTCACGGTCGAGCGCGGCGAATTCTTCGGTTTTCTCGGACCGAACGGAGCTGGCAAGACGACCACGATCAGCATTCTCTGCACGCTCGTCCGCCCGACCGAGGGCACTGCTCGCGTCGCTGGCTTCGACGTTCGGCATGAATCGGATCGTGTCCGCCAGAAAATCGGAATCATCTTTCAAGATCCCAGTCTGGATACGCAGCTCACCGCTTGGGAAAATTTGGCGCTTCACGCTCGCGTCTATGGCGTACCGGGCGCGCTCTGGCGGTCGAGGGCTGAACAGCTTCTCACCCTCGTTGAACTGTGGGAGCGGCGGCATCACCTGGTTCGAACCTTCTCCGGCGGCATGAAGCGCCGGCTCGAGCTCGTCCGCGGGCTCCTCCATGCCCCGGACGTCTTATTTCTCGACGAACCGACGCTTGGCCTCGATCCGCAAACACGACGTCAGATCTGGTCGTATCTCCTGACCTTACGTCGCGAGACAGGTGTGACCCTCTTTCTCACAACGCACTACCTCGATGAGGCAGAACAATGCGATCGCGTCGCGATCATCGATCACGGCCGGATCATCGCGCTCGACACGCCGGAAGCGCTCAAGGCGCGGGTGGCCAAGGATATCGTCGTCCTCACCACTGCTGATGACCAGCGAGCGGCCGACGAATTGCGTGCACGGTTCGGACTCGAACCGATGCTCGTCGATGGGACGCTGCGTATCGAGGCTGAGCGTGGTGACGAGCTGATCCCGAGACTGATTCGTGAGCTGACCGTACCGATTCAGTCGGCGAGTCTCCGTCGTCCTTCGCTGGACGACGTCTTTCTCGCCCTGACTGGTCGACAGATCCGTGAGGAGGAGGCTTCAGAACTCGATCTGTTCCGCGAGCGTATGCGGGCGCGACGCTGA
- a CDS encoding cytochrome c oxidase subunit II: MRIETYERIFMVLAGLMLALGIVGIAIGALVAGVHVPSPAGRVDPRALSTTPPFDQPGLRDLGGGKYEAVLVARAWQFQPNEIEVPVGSTVTFTLASSDVIHGFELTGTNANVMVIPGQISQVTARFDQPGEYLWVCHEYCGFGHHQMYGKVVVR; this comes from the coding sequence ATGCGGATCGAGACGTACGAGCGGATCTTCATGGTCCTCGCTGGTCTCATGCTCGCGCTCGGCATCGTCGGTATCGCGATCGGTGCGCTGGTCGCTGGTGTCCATGTCCCCTCGCCGGCCGGACGCGTCGATCCGCGAGCGCTGTCGACAACGCCCCCGTTCGATCAGCCGGGTTTACGTGACTTGGGCGGTGGGAAGTACGAAGCAGTGCTCGTCGCTCGTGCTTGGCAGTTCCAGCCGAACGAAATCGAGGTACCGGTCGGCTCGACGGTCACGTTCACACTGGCGAGTTCGGACGTGATTCACGGTTTCGAGTTGACTGGCACCAATGCCAATGTGATGGTCATCCCGGGCCAGATCTCGCAGGTGACGGCCCGATTCGACCAGCCCGGTGAGTACCTTTGGGTCTGCCACGAGTACTGTGGTTTCGGGCATCACCAGATGTACGGGAAGGTGGTGGTGCGATGA
- a CDS encoding LCP family protein has product MTSNEPPREPLHLPYVRRTARELRAARHGYVAEEPQSPPVQPAGRQRGPSARVLIGIACLVCVAVVLAYLGPLALASWRAYQRVFVTPAPRATVVINERGTPEVVLLTADDPALQLPDWEKKDRINVLLLGVDRREQEEIPRSDTIIVVTIDPLTKDVSMLSIPRDLLVTIPGYGEDKINAAYALGANSPITGPGLVRATIEYNFGIPIHYYAEVDFDGFVRIVDTLGGVVVDVPAPIKDDEYPGEDYNYTRVYFAPGLQRMDGRTALRYVRTRHDDNDFSRGYRQQQVLRALREQGLRLDLIRKAPQLVDSLADTVRTDLSPTQVLALAKLGAEIPRDRIHSYTLLEVTTSYWEPGQPFYLIPNWSAIQAILDRMFPPREGQPHPQVRATSISIPAQPAAPELAEPVETPPPELTAPEEGTPEPTPEPVIQPTPVSEPTIAIPTATPPTPAATPTVAQPPAPTQEPTPEESIPIVTPTPVLEVTPSPGHG; this is encoded by the coding sequence ATGACCTCGAATGAGCCACCGCGAGAACCGCTGCACCTCCCATACGTGCGCCGGACGGCCCGCGAGTTGCGCGCTGCCCGGCACGGGTACGTCGCCGAGGAGCCGCAGTCGCCTCCTGTCCAGCCAGCGGGCCGTCAACGTGGACCGTCGGCGCGCGTCTTGATCGGTATCGCCTGCCTCGTGTGCGTTGCCGTGGTGCTCGCCTATCTCGGCCCGCTGGCCCTGGCGAGCTGGCGTGCCTACCAGCGCGTTTTCGTCACCCCCGCACCGCGCGCAACAGTCGTCATCAACGAACGGGGAACCCCTGAGGTCGTGCTGCTGACGGCAGACGATCCAGCTCTCCAGCTTCCCGACTGGGAGAAGAAGGATCGAATCAACGTCCTGCTCCTCGGTGTCGACCGGCGGGAGCAGGAGGAGATCCCTCGCTCGGATACGATCATCGTCGTCACGATCGATCCGCTGACCAAGGACGTCAGCATGCTCTCGATTCCTCGTGACCTGTTGGTCACGATCCCGGGGTACGGGGAAGACAAGATCAATGCCGCCTACGCGCTGGGCGCAAATTCACCGATCACCGGTCCCGGACTGGTACGGGCGACGATCGAGTACAACTTCGGTATTCCGATTCACTACTACGCGGAGGTCGATTTCGACGGCTTCGTCCGCATCGTCGATACGCTCGGTGGCGTCGTCGTCGACGTGCCAGCACCGATCAAGGACGACGAGTATCCGGGTGAAGATTACAACTACACGCGTGTCTATTTCGCACCCGGCCTCCAACGGATGGACGGGAGGACAGCACTCCGTTACGTCCGAACCCGTCACGACGACAACGACTTCTCCCGCGGCTACCGCCAGCAGCAGGTGCTTCGCGCGCTCCGCGAGCAAGGACTGCGACTGGATCTGATCCGCAAGGCACCGCAACTCGTCGATTCGCTCGCGGATACCGTGCGCACGGACCTCAGCCCGACGCAGGTGCTGGCACTCGCCAAACTCGGTGCCGAGATCCCGCGTGACCGCATCCACTCCTACACCTTACTGGAGGTGACGACGAGCTACTGGGAGCCGGGTCAGCCGTTTTACCTCATCCCGAACTGGTCGGCGATCCAGGCGATTCTCGATCGGATGTTCCCACCTCGAGAGGGGCAGCCACACCCGCAGGTACGCGCAACCAGCATTTCGATACCAGCCCAACCAGCAGCTCCTGAACTCGCCGAACCGGTCGAGACTCCACCACCGGAATTGACTGCGCCGGAAGAAGGAACACCCGAGCCGACGCCGGAGCCGGTCATCCAGCCGACCCCGGTATCAGAGCCTACCATCGCAATCCCGACAGCTACGCCCCCGACGCCAGCTGCAACCCCGACCGTCGCGCAACCACCCGCGCCGACGCAAGAACCAACCCCGGAGGAGTCGATCCCGATCGTAACGCCGACACCGGTGCTCGAAGTGACTCCTTCTCCGGGACATGGCTGA
- a CDS encoding cob(I)yrinic acid a,c-diamide adenosyltransferase produces MLYTGKGDQGYTDLLGGRVPKYAPRPETFGTLDEATSAIGLARALAQDEKTKRILIRVQRDLYVMMAELAFAPGIEQEKYHITETHVRHLEETIDRLGAIVPIGRHFVLPGDTAQGAALDFARTVVRRAERLVARLYHDGEVHNEYLLAYLNRLSSLLFVLARYEDHRAGVTPTPAKEQP; encoded by the coding sequence ATGCTGTACACCGGTAAGGGCGATCAGGGATACACCGATCTCCTCGGTGGCCGCGTGCCGAAATACGCGCCACGACCAGAAACGTTCGGAACCCTGGACGAAGCAACCTCCGCGATCGGTCTGGCAAGGGCACTCGCTCAGGACGAGAAGACCAAGCGCATCCTCATCCGAGTCCAGCGCGATCTCTACGTGATGATGGCCGAACTCGCGTTTGCCCCGGGCATCGAACAGGAGAAATACCACATCACCGAAACACACGTGCGGCATCTCGAAGAGACGATCGACCGACTCGGTGCGATCGTTCCCATCGGCCGGCACTTCGTCCTACCGGGCGATACCGCTCAGGGGGCGGCACTCGACTTCGCTCGCACCGTCGTACGACGTGCCGAGCGCCTGGTCGCGCGACTCTATCATGACGGCGAAGTGCACAACGAATATCTCTTGGCGTACCTGAACCGACTCTCCTCGCTCCTGTTCGTCTTGGCACGATACGAGGACCATCGTGCCGGAGTCACACCGACGCCAGCGAAAGAGCAGCCATGA